The DNA segment AGAAAGGCACGAGTCTACCTCGCTCAGCTCAGTCTAATGTAGAAGAGCATGTTTTCTCAGGACCGCACCCAGCAGGTCTTGTGGGCACACACATGCATTTCCTATACCCTGTCAATGTAGCCAACGTGGCGTGGAACATTGGTTACCAAGACGTTATCGCCTTCGGTAAGCTATTCCTAACGGGTGAACTCTACACTGACCGCGTTATCTCTGTAGCAGGCCCTGTTGTGAACAATCCTCGTTTAGTTCGTACAACTCTAGGAGCAAGCCTAGAAAATGTCACTGATAACGAGTTGATGCCAGGTGAAGTACGCGTGATTTCAGGCTCCGTACTAACAGGTACTCATGCGACAGGTCCTCATGCTTACCTTGGTCGTTATCACAACCAAATCTCTGTATTGCGCGAAGGTCGTGATAAGGAGCTATTTGGCTGGGCGATGCCAGGTAAGAACAAGTTCTCTGTAACTCGCTCTTTCCTTGGTCACCTATTTAAAGGTCAGTTGTTCAACATGACAACAACGACTAACGGTAGTGACCGTGCGATGGTTCCAATTGGCAACTACGAACGCGTAATGCCATTAGATATGGAACCGACACTGCTGCTTCGCGATCTATGTGCAGGTGATAACGACAGTGCTCAAGCACTGGGTGCACTTGAACTGGATGAAGAAGATCTAGCGTTGTGTACCTTTGTATGTCCAGGCAAATACGAATACGGTCAACTGCTTCGTGAATGTCTAGACACGATTGAGAAGGAAGGGTAATCCTCATGGCTCTTAAGAAGTTTCTTGAAGACATCGAGCATCATTTTGAACCAGGCGGCAAACACGAAAAATGGTTTGCACTTTATGAAGCGGCGGCAACGCTGTTTTACACACCTGGTCTTGTCACTAAAAAGAGCTCGCACGTACGTGATAGCGTTGACCTAAAACGCATCATGATCATGGTTTGGTTCGCCGTATTCCCAGCAATGTTCTGGGGTATGTACAACGCGGGTGGTCAAGCAATCGCTGCTTTGAATCACTTGTACGTTGGCGAACAGCTTAACGAGGTAATTGCAGGCAACTGGCATTACTGGCTAACCGAAATGCTGGGCGGGACACTCACCGCTGAGGCCGGTTGGGCGAGTAAGATGCTACTAGGTGCAACCTACTTCCTACCAATCTACGCTACGGTGTTTATCGTGGGTGGTTTCTGGGAAGTGTTGTTCTGTATGGTTCGTAAACACGAAGTGAACGAAGGCTTCTTTGTTACCTCTATCTTGTTTGCTCTCATCGTTCCACCAACGCTACCTCTATGGCAAGCAGCACTAGGTATCACCTTTGGTGTTGTTGTTGCGAAAGAGATTTTCGGTGGTACAGGCCGTAACTTCCTCAACCCAGCTCTGGCTGGTCGTGCTTTCCTATTCTTTGCTTACCCAGGTCAAATCTCGGGTGACGTCGTATGGACTGCAGCGGATGGCTTCTCGGGTGCGACAGCACTGAGCCAGTGGGCGCAAGGCGGCAACGGTGAGCTGATGAACACAGTGACTGGCGCACCGATCACTTGGATGGATGCGTTCATTGGTAACATCCCTGGTTCTATTGGTGAAGTATCAACGTTGGCATTGATTATCGGTGCTGCAATGATTGTCTACATGCGTATTGCATCGTGGCGCATTATTGCGGGCGTTATGATCGGTATGATTGCGGTATCCACGCTGTTTAACGTGATCGGCTCTGATACTAACCCTATGTTCAGCATGCCATGGCATTGGCACCTAGTTCTAGGTGGTTTCGCATTCGGTATGTTCTTTATGGCAACTGACCCAGTGTCGGCCTCATTTACTAACTCAGGTAAATGGTGGTACGGCATCTTGATTGGTGCAATGTGTGTCATGATTCGTGTTGTTAACCCAGCGTACCCTGAAGGTATGATGCTGGCGATTCTATTCGCGAACCTGTTTGCACCATTGTTCGACCACGTTGTAATCGAGAAGAACATCAAACGGAGACTAGCGCGCTATGGCAAGTAATAACGATAGCATTAAAAAGACGCTGGGCGTTGTTGTTGGACTTAGCTTAGTTTGTTCAATCATCGTATCAGCGGCAGCAGTGGGCCTGCGCAGTAAGCAACAAGCAAACGCTGTGCTAGATAAGCAGAGCAAGATTGTTGAAGTTGCAGGCATCTCAGCGGAAGGTTCAGTTCCTGAACTTTTCGCCGAGTACATCGAACCTCGCTTGGTTAACTTTGATACGGGTGAGTACGTAGAGGGTGATGCACAGGCATATGACCAGCGTAAAGCGGCAAAAGACCCTGAAACGTCTATTCGTCTAAGCTCAGACCAAGATGATGCTAAAATCCTTCGTCGCGCGAATACTGGTGTTGTTTACCTAGTGAAGTCAGAAGATGGCTTCTCTAAGGTGATTCTACCTGTCCACGGCAATGGTCTTTGGTCAATGATGTACGCATTTGTTGCAGTTGAAAGTGACGGCAACACAGTGTCGGGTATTACTTACTACGAGCAGGGCGAAACTCCTGGACTTGGTGGCGAAGTAGAAAACCCAGCATGGCGTGCTCAGTTCGTGGGTAAAAAGCTCTTTGATGAGAACCACAAACCAGCGATCCAAGTCGTGAAGGGTGGTGCACCTGCTGGCTCTGAACACGGTGTTGATGGCCTATCTGGCGCAACACTAACTGGTAACGGTGTTCAGGGTACTTTCGACTTCTGGTTAGGTGATCTGGGCTTTGGTCCTTTCCTTACCTCAGTTCGTGATGGAGGCTTGAACTAATGTCAGCAACCAAAGACATGAAACAGAACCTAGTCTCGCCAATCGTGGATAACAACCCGATTGCGCTTCAGGTTCTTGGTGTATGTTCTGCTTTGGCAGTAACGACCAAGCTTGAAACAGCATTTGTTATGACACTGGCGGTAATCTTCGTTACTGCACTGTCGAACTTCTCTGTTTCACTAATCCGTAACCACATTCCAAACAGTGTACGTATCATCGTGCAAATGGCGATCATCGCCTCTTTGGTAATCGTGGTAGACCAGGTGTTGAAAGCCTACCTGTACGATATCTCTAAACAGCTATCTGTATTCGTTGGCCTCATCATCACTAACTGTATCGTAATGGGCCGAGCTGAGGCGTATGCGATGAAGTCTGCGCCACTGCCTTCTCTTATTGACGGTATTGGCAACGGTCTAGGTTACGGTTTTGTACTCATCACAGTCGGCTTCTTCCGTGAACTATTCGGTTCAGGCAAACTATTCGGTATGGAAGTACTGCCACTTGTGAGTAATGGTGGTTGGTATCAACCAAACGGTATGATGCTACTCGCACCATCCGCTTTCTTCTTGATCGGTTTCATGATCTGGGCGATTCGTACGTTCAGACCTGAGCAAGTAGAAGCGAAGGAGTAAGGACGTTATGGAACATTACATTAGCTTATTAGTTAAATCGATTTTCATCGAAAACTTGGCTCTCTCTTTCTTCCTAGGTATGTGTACATTCCTAGCGGTATCTAAGAAAGTTAAAACGTCATTTGGTCTTGGTGTTGCGGTTGTTGTTGTATTGACGATCGCGGTTCCAGTGAACAACCTACTTTACAACTTAGTGCTAAAAGAAAATGCCTTGGTTGCTGGTATTGACCTGAGCTTCTTGAACTTTATCACCTTCATCGGTGTTATTGCGGCTTTGGTTCAAATCCTGGAGATGGTTTTAGACCGCTTCTTCCCACCACTATACAACGCGCTAGGTATCTTCCTGCCTTTAATCACGGTTAACTGTGCGATCTTCGGTGGTGTTTCTTTCATGGTTCAACGTGACTACAACTTTGCTGAGTCTGTTGTTTACGGCTTTGGTTCTGGTATCGGTTGGATGCTAGCAATCGTTGCACTAGCGGGTATCCGTGAGAAGATGAAGTACTCTGATGTACCTCCTGGTCTACGTGGTCTTGGTATTACGTTCATCAGTGTTGGTCTTATGGCGTTAGGCTTTATGTCTTTCTCCGGTGTTCAACTGTAAATCGGGTAAACCGTAGCGATTAAGGAATAATCAATGAATACTATTATTCTTGGTGTAGTGATGTTTACTCTGATTGTACTGGCATTAGTACTAGTGATTTTGTTCGCTAAGTCTAAGCTGGTACCGACAGGTGACATTACGATCTCTGTGAACGATGACCCTTCACTGGCTATCGTGACACAACCAGGTGGTAAGCTATTGAGTGCATTGGCTGGCGCTGGTGTATTCGTATCTTCCGCTTGTGGTGGTGGTGGCTCTTGTGGTCAGTGCCGCGTTAAAGTGAAATCAGGTGGTGGTGACATTCTACCGACCGAGCTTGACCATATTACAAAGGGTGAAGCGCGTGAAGGTGAGCGTCTAGCATGTCAGGTTGCAATGAAAACTGACATGGATATCGAGCTCCCTGAAGAAATCTTTGGTGTTAAAAAGTGGGAATGTTCGGTTATCTCAAATGATAACAAGGCGACATTCATTAAAGAGCTTAAACTTCAGATTCCTGATGGTGAATCAGTGCCTTTCCGCGCTGGTGGTTACATTCAGATTGAAGCACCAGCTCACCATGTGAAATACGCTGACTTCGATGTTCCTGAAGAATACCGTGAAGACTGGGATAAGTTTAACTTGTTCCGTTACGAATCTAAGGTGAACGAAGAGACAATCCGTGCATACTCAATGGCTAACTACCCAGAAGAGCACGGCATTATCATGCTGAACGTACGTATTGCGACTCCGCCGCCAAATAACCCAGATGTACCACCAGGCATCATGTCATCATTTATTTGGTCTCTAAAAGAGGGCGATAAGTGTACAATTTCTGGTCCGTTCGGTGAGTTCTTCGCGAAAGATACGGATGCTGAAATGGTCTTCGTTGGTGGTGGTGCGGGTATGGCGCCAATGCGCTCGCATATCTTCGACCAGCTTAAGCGTTTGAAGTCTAAGCGTAAGATGTCTTTCTGGTACGGTGCTCGTTCTAGGCGTGAGATGTTCTACGTAGAAGATTTTGATGGCCTACAGGCTGAAAATGATAACTTCGTATGGCACTGTGCTCTGTCTGACCCAATGCCAGAAGATAACTGGGATGGTTATACCGGCTTCATCCACAACGTGCTTTACGATAACTACCTACGTGATCACGAAGCGCCGGAAGACTGTGAATACTACATGTGTGGTCCACCAATGATGAACGCAGCTGTTATCGGCATGCTGAAAGATCTAGGTGTAGAAGAAGAGAACATTCTTCTTGATGACTTTGGTGGCTAATTTCACCAAGCACATGGGTTGGTGAAATTATTTGCTAACACGTTGATATTAATGGCTGACTCTTAGAGTCAGCCATTGTTTTTCTTAGGATAAAAGTCCTTACATTAATTAGTGTTTATAGCCGAGACTAACCAAGCATCCGCTATAAATATTTGGAAAATAGGAGTAAGCAAGTGAGAGTATTACTTGTTGCATTCGCGTCATTACTTGCCTTAGTTGGATGTGAACAGTCACGTCAGCAGGTGCATTTGAGTGGCCCTACGATGGGAACGAGCTATAACATTAAATACATTAGCCAAGATGGTTTGCCTTCATCTGATGTGGTTCAGGCCGAGGTTGATCGCTTACTCGAAGAGGTCAATGATCAAATGTCGACCTACCGCCCTGACTCTGAGTTGAGCCTGTTTAATCAATCGACCGACCTTGAACCTTTTGAGGTGTCACCACAAACTGCATTGGTGGTGAAAGAAGCGATTCGCCTGAACGGTCTTACTCAAGGTGCACTCGATGTCACCGTTGGGCCTTTGGTTAATCTCTGGGGGTTTGGTCCTGAAGCCCGTAGAGATAAAGTCCCAAGTGAAGAAAAACTGGCTGCCCGCAAAGCAATGACGGGCATAGAGCACCTGTCGACAGAAGGTAACTTTATTCGCAAAGACATTCCTGATCTTTACGTTGACCTATCGACCATAGCAAAAGGCTGGGGTGTCGATGTGCTCGCTGAGTATCTTAATGAGTTGGGGGTTGCAGATTACATGGTGGAAGTTGGCGGTGAAATGCGCCTCAAAGGCCTTAACCGTGAGAGTATTCCATGGCGAATTGCAATTGAAAAACCCACTGCAGAAGAGCGTTCGATTCAAGAAATTATTGAGCCTGGTGACATGGCGGTGGCAACATCGGGAGATTACCGTAACTACTTTGAACGTAATGGCGTAAGGTATTCACACATTATCGACCCGCAAACGGGTATGCCCATCAACAATCGCGTAGTATCCGTGACGGTTATCCACCCATCTTCAATGACAGCAGACGGTCTAGCGACTGGCTTGATGGTGATGGGAGAAGAAGCGGGTATGGCAGTTGCTGAGCTGGAAAATATTCCGGCAATGATGATAATTAAGACAGACGAAGGGTTTGTAGAGCGAGTGTCCAGCGCTTACAAGTCTTATCAAAACTAGAGGTAACCATGAGTACATTTCTAATTACATTCGGTGTTTTTTTGGCTGTGATAGCTGCAATGGCAGTGGGTTACATTTTTCAAAAGAAAGTCGTGAAAGGCAGCTGTGGCGGCTTGGGTGCGGTTGGCATCGATAAGGTTTGTAACTGTCCAGAGCCATGTGATGCACGTAAAAAACGTGAGGCACGCGAAGCAGCTCGCGCTGAAAAGCTAGCCGCTTGGGATAAAGACCGTATTGCTTAATCTCGTTTTATGAGCGTTAGATAGTGAAAGGCAGTGCCATTTTGGTCCTGCCTTTCTTGTTTACGAGCCCAAAAACTACCAACATTCAGCGGGTGCTGCTTGGCCTGCTTGGTTCAGGGTTAATGATAAATACTGAACGTCCTGACAGCGATCGTTAACCTGACCTGAGTCGCTTTGCGCGGTGGCGGTCACCGTGTATTGACTACCAGAAATGGACACGTCGATTTCATAGCGCCTTGCATCTGTGTCGCAAACTAGACAGGTGCTTCCTGAGACGATACCCGTTTGGCTGTATTGCCCATTGTGATAACCCTGCTCAAGTAGCAGCTGTATTTTAAGCATGTCAGCTTTCACTGTCTGGCGATGCGCCTGTCTAACATGGTGTGTGAATGTCGGGTAAGCGATACTCGCGAGTACACCGATTAACACAACGACGATCATTATTTCGATCAGTGTCATACCTATTTCTTTTCTTCTGCATCCGTTGCAGTTTTCTCTTTGAATCATGTCCATACGCTTTTCAATTTCACTCACAGTAGTCTCTACAACTGATAATGTTCGCTCAATAGTTGTTCACTGATATTCAGTGTTTTCAGGAGATTTTACGAGTTGAATCGCGGCTTTACCCTGTTGGAGCTACTGATCGTTATTGTGGTATTAGCCATTATGTTGAGCTGGTCGGTTCCAAGCTATCAATCGCTAACTGAGAGTAGCAAGATGAAGAGATTAGCTTCGGAGCTAAATGGTTTGATGTTGTTGGGTAAATCTCAAGCAGTATTGCAACGGAGGCGTTTATGGGCGCATGTCCATATGACAGGAAGCACATCCGATGATGGTCAATGGCGCATAGCGTTGACTGACGATAGTGCGCCAGGTGAGGGCAAAGTGATTCAGCAAATTGATGGCGTCGCGTTTCGAGACATCGCGGTGGAGGTAAGCTATTCCTCAAATCAGATTAGCTTTGACGATGTACATGGTCGCCCTTCATCTGGAAACATTGCCTTTTATCCAGTCGGTAAGCCTACTCACAAACTCAAACTTATCTCCCACACGCAGTCGGCGCGAATAAGAGTGTGCAGTAGCAATAGCCGAGGCCCACATTATGGTTTCGCATCGTGTTAATAGAGAGCAAGGTGAACACATTTCGTCGTCATCAGGGGGCTGGCCTTATTGAGTTCATGGTCGCGTCGCTGATCGGGATTATCGCTTTAATGATCATTGGTTCGTTGTATATCAATGCAATGAAAGTGGCCACTGAACGCTATAAACAGCTGACGTTGGTTCAAAATACTCTAAGTGTGATTCAGATGTTGAGTAATGACATTCAGCGAGCTGGATTTGATGGCAACAATGGTTACTCGCTGAGACTATCGGGAGCCGCAGAGACTCTTTACACGCGCAATAGTACAGACAGCGGTTTGGTGGCTTATGCCTACTATATTGGGGTATCGGGTGCGAGCCCACTCTACAAAAACGTGGTGTATGAGCAACGAAGTGGTGCTTCAAGCTCTCTGCTGATATGTGAAAAGAAACAGACTACGCTCATGGATATCAATCAAGTAGTGAACTTAACCGGGTCAGGGCTTTGCTACAACCTGTTTGACCCTAAGGTGATAAAAGTGAGCGACTTTGATGTCTCCAGTGAAAAAATCGAGGGCTTAAAGGCGAGAAGTGCGCTAGTGAATATAGCTCTAGAAACCTACCTGACAGAACAACCAAGTTTGAATACCCAGCAGGCGTTCACGATAAAACAGAGGAACTGGCAATGAGGAAAAAGCAGTCAGGCGCGGCGGTACTGTTTGTTGTCACAGCATTGCTGTTGGCGGTGCTGATTATGCTGTTGGGTAGCTATAAATCGTTGTATTTTCGCATCAAGCGAGCCAATAACCACATTGAGTCAAGGCAAGAACACTGGTTAGCGGAGGGAGCGCTCGAGTGTACGTTCGCTAAAGTTCAACAAGAGCGAGACGTTCCCTCAACACTAAATGATTGCAGAACAGCATCGGACTTAGACTCATTGACCATTTCATCAGGTGCATCAAGTATTATCACGGCGACAAAGGGATATCGAACATTACGCAAAACAATAAAACTACCTAGCTTTGGGGAACCCGGGGCGATTAAATCTACCTCAGATCTTATCATCAATGGTTCTTATACGAGTTCGCCTGATCCAGGTAGGAGCTTAGGAAACAACGAGTGGGAATGTACATCCGTTGTTTATGAGAGCAGCTTTTACGCTAACAATGTGAACACCTACCACCCTTATCAACTATCACACAAACCATATGCTGAGTTTCCAGATAGCTCAGTAGGCAGTGAGCAGAACTGCGCTTCGTCTCACTACAGCTGGGATAGCAATGTAGCATCGTCAAAGAGTGATTACAGACAGTCCTCAACGATGGAGCCGTTCGAGGATATTTTTGATGTATCGAGGGGAGATTGGTTTGATGTGATGTCAAACAGTGAAACCTTCAGTTATGTACCAAACTCACTGAATGGTCAGTCATGGGAGTCATATGCCGACCTTCCCACACCCGTATTTAATTCTCAGTGTGGTAGAGATATTGTGTCGAATATTGAAAGGGGAAGTGACCTAATCTGGGTTTATGGCGGGTGTGAAATCACTACGACTGACTTTCAGGCCATTGAAGGAGCGATAGACAGTTACTTGTCTGGTAGTGGCATCATTCTCGTCGTTCAAGACGGTATTTTGTCGACAAAAGGAACACAAAACTTCACTGGCCTTCTTTATCATTTTATCTCACCTGAATTTGCAGACCCCTCAACAAGTTTTGCACCAGACTTTTTGGACTGTAGCAATAGCGAAAATAATGCTGATTTAGAAGGGGTTATCGACACAGTGTCCTCTTTTGTTTCGATCAATAAAGAGAGAGTGAGTTATTTTCAACATGGCTCTTTCAATCCCTTGGGAGGCTTTGTTATGGATGCTCCGGGAACATTTGCTCTGTTTAATACTTCTTTATCTTTTAAGTACAACCGGGATGTCATTAAAGAACCGAAGAAAAAGCTTAAGCGCATTCATTGGCAACGGGGCTCTTGGAATGATCTTTAAGCAAGCAGGCTTTAGCCTAATTGAAGTACTTGTCGCCTTCCTACTCATTGGTATTGCAGCGATAAGTCTCATTAAGCTGCAAGTTCATATGGAGCAGCAATCAGAGCATGCAGTGAAGCGCTTACGAGCCCTGCGCTTAGCAGAAAATCAGTTAGAATGGTTTAGAACTCGTGGAGCATCGAGCTCGCTTTCGACGGTTTCAACAGCGAATTTTGCTGATATAGAAACTGGCGCGCTCTCTTCTGGTGACTATACCCTTGAGTGGACAGTGCCTGGTGCAACAATGTCCGGGTCATTAAAAACCATCACGATAACGGCGAGTTGGCAAGACCGTTTGGGTGAAGCGCAATCGGTTCAACTTAGGACGATGATTTCACGTTACAGTGAGTTTGGTGAAAACTAGCCCTCATTATTATTTGTCTCAGTGGTAGAGAAATTGTTTTGTGATTGCGGGTATGTTTGTTTATTTCCTGTTACACGTGCTTTGTGTTTTTGCAAAATATCTCACTAATATTACATTTTGTCGCAGTTATTTGTGCTTTCTTTATTCTAATTGACTACAATAGTCGCCGAAAATAGACTCGAGTCGAAGTCGATTAAAGCAACACAAACACATGTGGACAAATCATGAGTAACCAAGCAATTAATAAAGCACCTGAGCCGAAGCCGAGCGGCATGGATCGCTTTTTAAACTTCATTGAGCGCGCAGGTAACAAAATTCCTGATCCAGCAATCCTGTTCTTCTGGGCTCTCGTTATTGTATGGGTAGCATCAGCTGCACTTTCAAACGTCTCTTTTGATCTGATCAACCCGCGTACTGGCGACGCGCTTGAAGTGACTAACCTGCTAACGGGTGAAGCACTTGCGAGCTTCCTTGCAAACATGGTAACAACCTTCACGGGCTTTGCACCTCTGGGTATCGTTCTTGTTGCGATGTTGGGTGTTGGTGTTGCTGATTCTTCAGGCTTCATCACAACTGGCCTTAAGAAGATGCTGAACTTCACGCCAGCGAAACTTCTAACGCCAATGCTAATTCTTGTTGCTATCGTATCGCACACTGCTGCGGACGCTGGTTACGTTCTTGTTATCCCTCTAGGTGGTATCATCTTCCACGCAGCAGGTCGTCACCCTCTAGCGGGTATCGCGGCAGCATTTGCTGGTGTATCGGGTGGCTTTGCAGCGAACTTCGTACCATCGGGTATTGACCCTCTACTAGCAGGCTTCACGCAAACTGCGGCTAACGTACTTGACCCAGAGTACATTGTTAACCCACTAGCGAACATCTTCTTCACTGGCCTATCTTCTATTCTGATCGTGTGTATCGGTTGGGTTGTGACTGAAAAAGTGATTGAACCACGCCTTGCTAACACTGAAATTGATGAAGATGCTGAAGAAGCACCTGATCTAGGTACGTTTACAGAGACAGAATCAAAAGCTTTCCGCGCTGCGGGTTGGGCAATGGTGGCAGGTATTGCGCTACTTATCGCTGCTATCATGCCAGAGTCTTCTGCACTGCGCTCTCCTGAAGGTGAAATCACGGCATTCTCTGCGCCACTAATGCAGTCAATCGTACCGCTAATCTTTATCCTGTTTATCATTCCAGGTTATGTATACGGTCGCGTATCTGGCACATTTAAGAACAGCAACGATGTGATTAAAGCGATGGGCGACACTATGTCGACAATGGGCGCTTACATTGTTATGTCTTTCTTCTGTGCACAGTTCCTTGCAGCTTTCGCACAGTCAAACATCGGTACTATGCTAGCGCTTTACGGTGCTGAAGGTCTTAAAGCGATGAACCTTGCTGGTGAAGCAACGATCGTTGGTATGATTCTTCTGACAGCATTCGTTAACCTTCTAGTAGGTTCTGCATCTGCGAAGTGGGCACTGATTGGCCCAATCCTAGTTCCAATGCTAATGGCCGTGGGTATCTCTCCAGAGCTATCTCAGGCAGCTTACCGTGTAGGTGATTCTGTATCGAACATCATCTCACCGCTAATGGTATTCTTCCCACTTGTTGTGGTTTACTGTCAGCGTTACGTTAAGTCGACCGGTATCGGTACTCTAGCTTCTCTAATGATGCCGTACTCTATCGCGATGCTAATTGGTTGGACTATCTTCCTACTCGCATACTGGGCTCTAGGAATTCCACTAGGTATTCAAGCGCCATACACTTACACAATGTAATTACTTGTTGTAAAGAATCGTTAAAGCCCGTCCTAGTGACGGGCTTTGTTGTTTGTCGCTTCTAATCTTCTTCAGAACTTGGGAATAGGTGAGCTGCGTGGAAGGCGAGATGATCGTCAATAAAGCTCTGGATAAAGTAGTAGCTATGGTCATAACCCGCCTGCATGCGAAGCTCAATAACATGACCAGTCTGTTCAGCTGCAGCAATTAGTTTTTCTGGCTGCAACTGCTCTTCTGAGAAGTGATCGCTACCACCTTGGTCAATCAGAATCGGCTGTATCGCACTCTGTTTTTTGAGCAGCTCTACACTGTCATAGTCGGCCCAAGTCGCGCGATCACTACCTAAATAGTGACTAAAGGCTTTTTGTCCCCATGGACATGTCATTGGGTTTACGATTGGGCTGAAGGCTGAAATTGAGCAAAACAGTTCTGGGTGTTTAAGGCCAATGGTTAAAGCGCCATGTCCCCCCATACTATGACCTGAAATCGCGCGTTTTGTTGTGACTGGAAAGTGCGCTTCAATCAACTTTGGAAGCTCATCGACCACATAGCTGTACATTTGGTAGTGCTGATCCCAAGGCTTTTGTGTCGCATTTAGGTAGAAGCCAGCACCGAGACCAAAGTCATAGGCTTGTTCTGGATCATCAGGAACGTCATCACCACGCGGGCTGGTGTCTGGTGTAACGATGGCGATACCAAGCTCCGCCGCTTTGCGAAAAGCTCCCGCTTTTTGCATGAAGTTTTCATCGGTGCAAGTCAGTCCTGAAAGCCAATACATCACAGGAACAGGGCTCTCTTTTGTCGCATTGGGCGGAAGAAAAATAGCAAAACGCATATCGCAATTCAGGTCACTTGAAGAGTGGGTATACTGTTTATGCCATCCGCCAAACACTTTTGCTTGGCTTATATTGGTTAGGTTCATAAAGTGAATGTCCTAAAAAGAGGCTAGAGCGGTGTGCGCTAGCCTCTTGAAACTGAATAATTAGTAGTGGATTACGGAGCGGATACTCTCGCCTTTGTGCATAAGTTTAAATGCTTCATTGATTTCATCGAGTGGCATGGTGTGAGTGATGAACTCCTGCAGACCAAATTCTCCTGCCATATAGCGATTAACGATCTCTGGTAGCTCACTGCGGCCTTTTACACCGCCAAATGCACTACCACGCCATACACGACCAGTCACAAGTTGGAAAGGTCGCGTGGAGATCTCTTGACCAGCACCCGCAACACCGATAATCACCGACTCGCCCCAGCCTTTGTGGCAGCACTCAAGCGCTTGACGCATCACATTAACGTTACCGATGCACTCAAATGAGTAGTCTACGCCACCATCGGTCATTTCAATGATCACATCTTGGATCGGCTTATCAAATTTCTGAGGGTTGATGACATCCGTTGCGCCCAGTTGCTGTGCTAACTCGAACTTATTCTCATTAATATCAACGCCGATAATACGGCTCGCACCCGCCATACGTGCGCCAATGATCGCTGACAGTCCGATACCACCAAGACCAAAGATAGCCACGGTATCGCCTTTCTCAACTTTGGCGGTAT comes from the Vibrio astriarenae genome and includes:
- a CDS encoding S-(hydroxymethyl)glutathione dehydrogenase/class III alcohol dehydrogenase, whose translation is MTDQFIKSRAAVAWGPNQPLKMEEVDVMLPRAGEVLVRIVATGVCHTDAFTLSGDDPEGIFPSILGHEGGGIVEMVGEGVTSVEVGDHVIPLYTAECGECKFCKSGKTNLCQAVRETQGKGLMPDGTTRFYKDGQPIYHYMGCSTFSEYTVLPEISLAKVNKEAPLEEVCLLGCGVTTGMGAVLNTAKVEKGDTVAIFGLGGIGLSAIIGARMAGASRIIGVDINENKFELAQQLGATDVINPQKFDKPIQDVIIEMTDGGVDYSFECIGNVNVMRQALECCHKGWGESVIIGVAGAGQEISTRPFQLVTGRVWRGSAFGGVKGRSELPEIVNRYMAGEFGLQEFITHTMPLDEINEAFKLMHKGESIRSVIHY